A window of Synergistaceae bacterium genomic DNA:
AGGGGGTAAACGTTTTATGAATCAGGTCGAAAGAATGACGGACATCATCGCGAAGTTCGTCGGCCACACCGCGAAGAAACTTCCTGATGACGTTATCGCGAAACTTCAGGAGCTCCGCGAAAAAGAGGACAGCCCTATGGCAAAAGTCATCTACGATACGATGTTCAGGAATCAGGAGCTTGCAGTGAAGCTCGACAGGCCTTCATGCCAGGACACAGGAGTCCTTCAGTTCTGGGTGAAGTGCGGAACGAGATTTCCGCTCATCGATGACCTCGAAGCCCTGCTGAAGGAAGCAGTCATCAAGGCGACATTCGAGACACCGTTACGCCACAACTCGGTTGAGACGTTCGACGAGTACAACACCGGCAAGAACGTCGGCAAAGGTACACCCACAGTGTTCTGGGACATCGTGCCTCACTCCGACAAGTGCGAGATCTATACGTACATGGCTGGCGGCGGGTGCACTCTTCCCGGTCATGCAATGGTTCTGATGCCCGGCGAAGGCTACGAGGGAGTTACGAGGTTCGTGCTCGACAGAATGACCACTTACGGCCTCAATGCCTGCCCTCCGCTTCTCGTGGGTGTCGGAGTTGCTACGTCGGTCGAGACTGCGGCTCTGCTCTCGAAGAAAGCCCTCATGCGCCCCATCGGTTCGCACAACCCCAACGAGCGCGCGGCCAAGAT
This region includes:
- the ttdA gene encoding L(+)-tartrate dehydratase subunit alpha, producing the protein MNQVERMTDIIAKFVGHTAKKLPDDVIAKLQELREKEDSPMAKVIYDTMFRNQELAVKLDRPSCQDTGVLQFWVKCGTRFPLIDDLEALLKEAVIKATFETPLRHNSVETFDEYNTGKNVGKGTPTVFWDIVPHSDKCEIYTYMAGGGCTLPGHAMVLMPGEGYEGVTRFVLDRMTTYGLNACPPLLVGVGVATSVETAALLSKKALMRPIGSHNPNERAAKMEKLLEDGINAIGIGPQGMGGKYAVMGVNIENTARHPSAIGVAVNVGCWSHRRGHIIFDKDLNVEVLSHSGVKF